The Poseidonibacter lekithochrous region AACAATAAGTCCCATTAGTTTAGTAATGATATTTTGACCTGTAACTCCCATATATTTTTTGATATAAAAAGAGTATTTAAATGCAAGATAAATAATCAGTGCATTTACTAAGAAAGCCACAACTAAAGCACTAATATCTGTAACAGTATGTGCTTCTTGTTTGAAGATAATAATAGTAGTAAATAACCCCGGTCCAAAAGTAATTGGAATACCAATTGGAATTACTGATAAATCTTCTTGTTCTTTGGCTTCTTTTTCTTCTTCTTTTGTTTGTTTTTTTGTTTTACTATTTACCATTTGTAAGGCAGTTAAAAATAGTACTACCCCACCCATTACTTTAATTGAGTGTTGATCAATACCGAATAATTTCAGTACAAAATCCCCAGTAATTAATACAACAATAAAAGCAATAATAATAGTAAGTGTTGCTTTATACGCAACCTTATTCATTTCTTGTTTTGTGATATTTGCACTAACAAGTGAAAGTACTAATGCACTTACTCCTATTGGATCCATAATGGCAAAAAATGTAATAGAGTTTTGTAAGAATAAATCGAAAAAATTAGACATTGCTAACTCATTCCACCTTTAGCTTCCATTTTTTTCTCTAATCTGTGTCCTACATAACTAAGTACGGACGTAATAGATAAATAAATCAATGCAATAACAATCCACGTTTCAAAAGGTGAGAAGGTATTAGCAACAATCTCTTTACCTACTTTTGTAAGGTCTGTAATTGAAATAACAGATACTAAAGATGAATCTTTAATAAGTGCAATCATTTCACCTACAAGTGTTGGTAATGCTCTTTTAAATGCTTGAGGTAAAATAATATATCTCATAGCTTGGAATTTAGAAATACCTAAAGAGTTAGCAGCTTCTAACTGACCTTTATCAATAGATTGAATAGCACCTCTTAAAACTTCCGCCATATAAGCACCAAAGAAAATACCAAGTGATAATACACCAGCTACAAATCTTTCAAATTCAAATATATTTGCAACAATAAAATAGAATAAGAAAATTTGTACAAGCAGAGGTGTTCCTCTAACAATTGTAATATATACAGTTGCAATATCTCTTAAGAATACCATTGATGATAACTTCATAAGTGCTACAACAATACCTACAATAAATGTAAGAATAGCTGCAAAAAATGAAATCTTTAATGTAATCCAAAGACCATTTAAAACAGGTCCCGCTCTCATCTCTGATTTCGAAGCTATATAATCGCCTTCGTATACTTCTTCACCTACTTCGTAATCAAATGAAAAACTACTATCTACATCTTCAAGTTCAACTTTTTCATCACCATTGATATAGTATTTACCATCTTCAAATACTAGTTTTCCATCTTTAGGAGCTTCAACTGATATTACTTCTTCATAAGCAAAGTATTTAGGAACTGAATTCCACTTCCAAACATAATTCATATTGGCAGCAGCCATATAGAAAAAATAACCTACTGCAAGGAAAAAACCTAGAGCAAGTAAATGCCCTAAGTTTTTATTTTGTGTCCATGATTCTCTTCTAGCCATAAACTACTGAACTCTTTTTAACCAAGATGTGTCTCTTAACCATTTTTTATTTAATTTTTCATGGAAGTCAACAACTTTATCTTCTTTAACTTGTCTTAAGAAGTTATTTAACCAGTTAAGGAAATCAGGGTCACCTTTTCTAATAGCCCAACCTAATGGCTCATAAGTTAATGGAGCATCTAAGTGGATTAATTTACCTTTACCTTTATCAGACATAAATAAAATATTATATGGTTGGTCATATACAAATGCATCTGCTCTACCGTTTAATACTTCTGCTGCTGCATCGGCTTCAGTTTCGAAAGTAATGATTTTTGCTTTAGTAAAGAATTTTCTTGTAGCAACTTCACCAGTAACACCTAGTTTAGTAACAACAGTAAATTCAGGTTTATCTAAATCTTTAGCTGTCTTGATTTTAGAATCTAAATCTTTTTTCATAAGAATAGTTTGACCAACTACAACATAAGGATTTGCAAAATTAATTTTTAAATTTCTTTGTTGCGTAATAGTCATACCAGACATAATAATATCACATTTGTTAGTAACTAATGCTGCAATAATACCATCCCAAGATGTTGGAAGTAATTTTAATTTTACACCCATCTCTTTTGCCATTCTCTTAGCCATATCTACATCATAACCAATAATTCTACCCTTCTTGTCTTTCATCTCGAAAGGCATGTACCCAGGTTCCATACATACTTGTAATTCCCCTCTTTGTAAAATCTGGTTTAACGTAGATTTTTTCCATAGATTAATGTCGTCAGCAAATGAATTAACAGATGCTAAAGTACTTACAGCAAAAACTGCAACAAAAATTTTCTTAACTAAATTTCTCATATTCTCTCTCCTTGTTTAGAATTGAACTACTGTACTTTTTTAAGCCACTTAGTCTCTACAAACCACTTGTTGTAAAGTCTTTCATGTAAATTTACTACTTTATCTTCTTTGATTTGTCTTAAGAAGTTATTTAACCAATTTTCAAAATCAGGGTCACCTTTTTTGAAAGCAAATGCTAAAGGCTCAAAAGTTAAAGGTTTAT contains the following coding sequences:
- a CDS encoding MarC family protein, producing MSNFFDLFLQNSITFFAIMDPIGVSALVLSLVSANITKQEMNKVAYKATLTIIIAFIVVLITGDFVLKLFGIDQHSIKVMGGVVLFLTALQMVNSKTKKQTKEEEKEAKEQEDLSVIPIGIPITFGPGLFTTIIIFKQEAHTVTDISALVVAFLVNALIIYLAFKYSFYIKKYMGVTGQNIITKLMGLIVGAIAVQFVVSGLVNLSKAYLGA
- a CDS encoding amino acid ABC transporter permease, translating into MARRESWTQNKNLGHLLALGFFLAVGYFFYMAAANMNYVWKWNSVPKYFAYEEVISVEAPKDGKLVFEDGKYYINGDEKVELEDVDSSFSFDYEVGEEVYEGDYIASKSEMRAGPVLNGLWITLKISFFAAILTFIVGIVVALMKLSSMVFLRDIATVYITIVRGTPLLVQIFLFYFIVANIFEFERFVAGVLSLGIFFGAYMAEVLRGAIQSIDKGQLEAANSLGISKFQAMRYIILPQAFKRALPTLVGEMIALIKDSSLVSVISITDLTKVGKEIVANTFSPFETWIVIALIYLSITSVLSYVGHRLEKKMEAKGGMS
- a CDS encoding transporter substrate-binding domain-containing protein, which gives rise to MRNLVKKIFVAVFAVSTLASVNSFADDINLWKKSTLNQILQRGELQVCMEPGYMPFEMKDKKGRIIGYDVDMAKRMAKEMGVKLKLLPTSWDGIIAALVTNKCDIIMSGMTITQQRNLKINFANPYVVVGQTILMKKDLDSKIKTAKDLDKPEFTVVTKLGVTGEVATRKFFTKAKIITFETEADAAAEVLNGRADAFVYDQPYNILFMSDKGKGKLIHLDAPLTYEPLGWAIRKGDPDFLNWLNNFLRQVKEDKVVDFHEKLNKKWLRDTSWLKRVQ